The following DNA comes from Castanea sativa cultivar Marrone di Chiusa Pesio chromosome 10, ASM4071231v1.
AACCAAATCAGGATTCtgtcttctgtttttttttttttttaatattttttacctgcaaattaaaattttaaaaaaaaaaactgcctgCAATTATATCCATGAATTAtccttgagagagagagagagagagataattttcttctctttttccccTGACAGAGGTCCCTTTTAAAGAACTCAACTACACTGAAATTTCACAAAAATGTTAACACAGATGCAAAAAAAGAGAGCTTCTCTTTTCCTCTCAAAAtctgatgggtttttttttcttttccacttACCCATAAAACAAGtattaataataaacaaatcactgtaaTTACACAATTGTCTTCATGTACAAACCTAAAGCTTAACATTAAgagtttataaattataaatcaaaTTCGGATAAAGCAGATAAGCCACAAgccaaaaatgaaaacaaaatcccTAGCTAAGGCGTGTGTAACTCTAATCATTCAGTTAACTTAAAAGAACTgatatttatgtataatttataagtCAACAAAGAAGAATTTGATACACCATTATAATAGTCCCTGAGTACCACAACAAAGATTTCCTTAAGACATTTTAGACCAATAATGCATTTCACAAGATCTTAAAGTGGAGGATAAAACTTAACTCCCTAATTCGATAATCAGATAATTAAGATCACTGCATGTTTCCATCCCAATGGTTGAAGTTATCAAAGGAGAATTTACTTATTTCTAACAACAAGACATAGAACTATGCATGAACCACTAAGTTtgtatatttgaaaaatgaaccaATACTAAGTAAGTTTCTAAAAGTATATAATGAAATACAGGAAATAAATCAGTAAAATAGTAGACATATAGGAAAACGATAAATGATATGATCACCTCAAGTTTGGAAATGACTGTTTCTTCTTTGAAATATTCAATATGCTGTTAAACCTTCTGCCTTAACCATTACAAAATTGAgatgagccaaaaaaaaacagGAACAGCCAGCCAACTTTTTCCCACATCCAACCCAAATTCCAAACATATTATATGCAAGAAATTGTGTGTCGAAAGGGCCATTTCCTCGAATTACATTCACGTACAAAATCATACCGAAGTCATCTTCATAGCCATTCTGATTAGCTTCAAGCACAATTGCTCCCAAAAAGCAAACATTTACATTGAACAATCCAGGTGACTAGTGACTTGTCCAAACAAAGGTCCAAAAGCCTCAAATGATGCGCATTGCAAAATATTTGAAAGCAAGAGAATCAATGGTTAATCAGCAATACACTTGCTTGAGAATAGAAGCCACGTGTTTATAATAGCTAAAGCCAAATGTCCAAGCAACTCTTTCTGTAGCTTaattcaagaaattaaaaaaagagatcaTTCCATGAGCAAAATTTCTTTGTAGACACTAAAACAGATCTGAGGAAAAAGTCTGACTCTCCTCtacactttctttaacaaaattgGAGACCAATAAATACCAGGTCACATTATTAGGTATGAAACCATTCTCCACTCCCTTATGTAGAATTAAATAGGCATTATCAAGCATGTCCTCTTTGCAGTGCCAACAGATTAAAGTGTTATAAGTAATAGCATCAGGACGGATTCCTTCAAGTTGTAATCGATCAAAGAGATTCCAAGCCTCCTGAAGACGCCTCATCTTGCATAAACCATTTATCAGGGTGTTATAAGTGACTATGTCTGGCATCAAACCCCGATGAATCATATCTCTTAGAAACTCGAGTGCATTATGTACTTTTCCAACTCTACAAAGACCATTGATCAAAATATTGCATGagatattattaatattaagtCCTTTCCTCATCATTTCTTCAAACAGTGCCAACCCTTTCTCAACAGCCCCAGCTTTACACAGTGCCTTAATTAGGCCATTATAGGTGATTATGTCAAGAGGGCATCCTCTAAATAACATTTCATTTACAAGCTTAAACGCTTGTCGGATCTCACCTCTCCTCAGAAAAGCATGAATCAAAGTGTTGAAAGTTACAGTGTTGGCAATTACACCCTCCAATAACATATCACGATAGACTCCCAAGGCCTCATCTATCTTGTTGGCCTTACAAAGTCCAAAGATTAAAGaattaaatgtaaaaatatcTGGTTTACATCCTTTCCTAGACATTTCACCAAGCATTTCCAAAGCGTCATTAACCTTTTCATCCTTGCAGAGAGCACATATAAGGCAATTGTACCCTACTGTATTCAGACTAAGTCCCTTAGCTGACATCTCATTTAAAACATCACTAGCTTCCTCTAGTTGGCCTGCTTTGCAAAACCCATCTATCAATGTTGTGTACGTTACCACATTAGGTTCGCAACCCCTTATTGCCATCTCATTAACCAATCTGCAAGCTGAAGTCAAAGAACCCTTCTTACAAAGTCCATGAATCAGCATGTTAAATGTAAAAACATCAGGGGCACAGCCAATACTTAGCATGCAATCATACATAACATCTTTGGCTTCATAAAACCGTCCACTAGTCACATACCCATTAATTAAGGTATTGAAGAGCACAGCATTTGGAGCTGGCACTTTATTCAACAATGCCCTTGCTTCATCAACTTTCCCCATTCTACACAACCCATGCATTAAAACTCCATAAGTTATATTATCAGGGGAGAAACCCCGATGAAGCATCCTATCAACCAACTTTGCTGCCTCATGAATCTGATTGAGCTTGCAAAGGCCATGGATTACATCATTGAAGGTCTGAACATCAGGTGTACAACCCATAAGAAACATTTCATCCAAAAGTTTCAACGCTTCATTTACTCGATTATTCTCAGAGAGTGCATGTATCAAAGTCTGGTATACCACTGAATTCGGCACACACCCGTGCTTAGTCATGTCCCTGAGGAGAGAGCATGCAGAATCCACTTCACCAACCTTACAAAGTGCTTTCATCACCACCCCAAAAGTGTAGGCAGTGGGAGAAACACCCTTGCTCAACATGTCATAGAAAACATTAGGTGCAACTTTAGGACAATTCCCAGCCACCAATATATCCAATACAACATTATAAGATCTAAAAGTTGGATCACAAGAATAAATACCCCTCATATCCAAAAGCAACCTAGTTGCTTGCCCAGGAAAACTGGCTCTTCCATAATATTTCATAATCATAAGGAAAAGGGTCTCTTTAAAGACAATCCCTTCTTCTTTCATCTGCATCAACAACCTATCTATGACCTTAAACTCCCCGGCCGCCCCTAGCTTATCTATCAATACATAATACACATCAAATGAATGGCAATAGCCCTTTTGGGCACCTGCCCATTCGAATATCTCCATTGATGTGGGCACGTCAAGTGGGAGCTCAAGCAATTTACAGAGCTGATAGGGGCTTATTTGATTAAGTGACTTCCTAAGCTCTTTGAGGTCGAAGGGTTTAAGTAACCTTTCCCACTCAGTCTCAGACTCTGATAATCCGTTGTTATCATTCAAGAAGATTCCATGTCCATCATCACTAAAATTTCTACTACTAACCCCACCTAAGTAAATCGCAAAACAATGGATTTTGAACAAAGATTGTAGCTTTTTGCTTACATGGGTTGaaagttttgatattttcaacATTACGAAGAATGGGTAGCTAAGAATGTTCAGAAACTAACCCAAAAATCAGAGATTTGGAGTATCCACGAAGCAAAATGGCAATGACCCTTCTTCCGATTTGGTCTGAATTTCAGTTTCAGTGAAATGAGTGATGAATCATGAAACTCTAAGAAAAAGTAGTAATGTGTACCTGGATGAACAACAGAGAAATCGGAGTTGTGAACTCTCTGTACCTGAAGTTTCAACAGCATTGGAAACAATGAAAAATCATTGCCGCATAAATTGAGAGAGCCAAAATCTCAATGAGACATTGAGCCGAACAGGTGGTGGGCGCATCAGGAACATGTAATTTAGTATACAATATTATTATGACTTGTAAATTCTTAACACCACTAATCAGAAACTTTAACAAACATTTTGCATAAATTGATATCAGTTAAATATTTTGGTTCAAGAAAAACGAATTCCTATGGTCTTATTCAAGAGAGAGGTAATCATAAGAACATTAGAGAGCCCAAAATCTCAGTGAGACATTGAGTAGAACAGGTGGTGTGCATAAAGTACATGTAACTTAGTTGATAACATTATTATTGACTTCTAAACACCACTAACTAATCAGAAACTTTTTAACAAACATTTTGCATGAAATTGATAAAAGTTAAAGAGGCAAATGAAGAAGCAAACAGCAAAATCAATATACACACAGcgaatcacttttttttctgGGTACGAGTCTGTAaaagtgtgaacagaaaaaaacaggtttttcataatttatacaAAAAGATAAGTTTCTGGAAGGCACATGAGTGCGAACGCTATGTTGAATGTGCGACCGACACTACACTACGTAGGTACCTGTGCAGGTGAGGCGTGGGTGGGTCACATGGGTTGaaagttttgatattttcaacATTACAAAGAATGGGTAGCTAAGAATTTTCAGAAACTAACCCAAAAATCAGAGATTTGGAGTATCTGCGAAGCAAAAAAGGCAAAATGGCAATGACCCTTCTTCCGATTTGGTCTGAATTTCAGTTTCAGTGAAATGGGTGATGAATCATGAAACTCTAAGAAAAAGTGGTAACGTGTACCTGGAGAGAAGTGGTGAGAAAACCATGGATGAACAAGAACAACAGAGAAATCAGAGTTGTGAGCTCTCTATTGGCTGAGCTGGGGAGTATATCTCGAGTTGgagaaaatagcaaaataaccctcagttgctaactatatagttagcaggCCCGGTTTCTAAACTATATcatttactagcatctcgagtcttagagactcgattttaggcctaaaaatcgagtctttgagactcggtTTTTTAGTTTGATGTGGCGTTTTTGCCAGGTGGcatccacctggaaatcgagtctctaagactcgatttttaaaaccGAGTATTAGAGACTTGATTCTTGCCACGTAAACGCCACTTAGATCTCGAGTATTAGAGACTCGGTTTCCTGAAATGGAAACCGAGTCTcataaactcgatttttaagtGGGGGTGGGTCCCATCTGTCACTtccatgtctctctctctggaGAGTCTGAACTCTGATCTGAAGACCTGGTCTTGAATATAACAAAAAGTATCTCTGATCTGAAGACCTGGTCTTGAATATAACAAAAAGTATCACGTGAAGTAGTGTAAATCTTCAGAAAAAATATCTTCAGTCAGAAAAAGTATCACGTGAAGTAGTGTAAATCTTCAGAAAAAATATCTTCAGAAAAAATATCACGTGAAGTAGTGTATTGTCTCTGAAAGTAAGTATCACGTGAATTTTCAGAAAAAGAAAGCACGCGTGTACGTCTTCACAAAATAGGTCTCCTAGGTCTCTCaggaatcttaaaaaaaaaaactgtacagGAAAGCAAACATTGCTCTTCTCTCACACATTCAGCAAAACCATCTCATCATACAATCCTGCAAACATTGGtcctctctcaactctcacacAAACATTGctcctctctcaactctcacacAAACATTGTTCCTCTCTTCACTCTCATACAATCCTAGTAGCATATTTGCACATCCTCATGTCAGGTAATGTTCTCCTCACtcttacctatatatatatttacatatttacatatttacatacatacatacatatatatatatatatatatatatatatttacatacatatttatatatatatatatatatatatatatttacatacatatttatatttatataaatatatatatatatatatatatatatatatatatatatttacatacatacatacatatatatatatatatatttatatttatatttatatttatatttatatttatatttatatttatatttatatatatatatatatatttattttagaaagtgaggagaaagatatatatatatatatatatttacatacatacatacatatatatatatatttatatttatatttatatttatttatatttatatttatatttatatttatatttatatatatatctattttagaaagtgaggagaaagatatatatatatatatatatatatatatatatatatatatatatatatatatatatttttatacatatatatatatatatttatatttatatttatatttatatttatatttatatttatatttatatttatatttatttatatttatatttatatttatatttatttatatttatttatatttattttagaaagtgaggagaaagatatatatatatatatatatatttacatacatacatatatatatatatatatatttatatttatatatatatatatatatattttattcatgacCTAGGAAGTCTTTTTGCTAGCTTTCGGTGAATTTATCTGCTTCCTTTTCTCcataatttgtattaaatttgagtttgtatatCACATATGGTATATTTAACTGTATATTAATgccttgattttgaaattagatGATATGTCTAATTTTGATTGCTCATGATCAAATTGCACTCATTCATTTGCACATCCTCATgacttttgttgtttggtttgatatttttatttatatttttgttagaattgagtcgaaattttgtaatgggggtgagttttgtctttaatttttttatttgtttgagtacgaaatgataatgattgagtgtgtttgtatgtgatgtggggtgagaagttgtaatttttgtactttgagtaGATATTCAAGGTTTTCTAATTGatgttaaataaaagagataaaatatgtcactaacatattaTACTTTACTctctaataggttcacaatctctGAAGAATATTGATATAAATGTATACTATGGTGGACCCCTTGACAATCCTGGAGAGATTGACGGATTCCCATTTAGAGGGCCGGGTATTGAATGCTACTACATGATGATACGTCGTAAGTTGAAGACGTTGGAtgatttgaagaggaaaataatgCACTCATTGAGTTTGAACCCTGCTTGGTATGACATCAAGATTATTTATCGTTACCCACAAGAAGTCCTTCATGAACGGATAAATTACGGGTATATGGAgatcaaagaagacaaacatgtaaagatgatGTTTAATAGGATCCAAAAAATGCCCCAAGTAAATGCTGCTGAGTTGTACGTAAGTTCGGAGCCGCTTGTAGAAGTTGATACTGAGATGGTGCAACAAACAACTACGGCTTTACAATTTACAGCCCTAGATGATGGATGTACTACAATGGG
Coding sequences within:
- the LOC142613965 gene encoding uncharacterized protein LOC142613965, whose translation is MLKISKLSTHVSKKLQSLFKIHCFAIYLGGVSSRNFSDDGHGIFLNDNNGLSESETEWERLLKPFDLKELRKSLNQISPYQLCKLLELPLDVPTSMEIFEWAGAQKGYCHSFDVYYVLIDKLGAAGEFKVIDRLLMQMKEEGIVFKETLFLMIMKYYGRASFPGQATRLLLDMRGIYSCDPTFRSYNVVLDILVAGNCPKVAPNVFYDMLSKGVSPTAYTFGVVMKALCKVGEVDSACSLLRDMTKHGCVPNSVVYQTLIHALSENNRVNEALKLLDEMFLMGCTPDVQTFNDVIHGLCKLNQIHEAAKLVDRMLHRGFSPDNITYGVLMHGLCRMGKVDEARALLNKVPAPNAVLFNTLINGYVTSGRFYEAKDVMYDCMLSIGCAPDVFTFNMLIHGLCKKGSLTSACRLVNEMAIRGCEPNVVTYTTLIDGFCKAGQLEEASDVLNEMSAKGLSLNTVGYNCLICALCKDEKVNDALEMLGEMSRKGCKPDIFTFNSLIFGLCKANKIDEALGVYRDMLLEGVIANTVTFNTLIHAFLRRGEIRQAFKLVNEMLFRGCPLDIITYNGLIKALCKAGAVEKGLALFEEMMRKGLNINNISCNILINGLCRVGKVHNALEFLRDMIHRGLMPDIVTYNTLINGLCKMRRLQEAWNLFDRLQLEGIRPDAITYNTLICWHCKEDMLDNAYLILHKGVENGFIPNNVTWYLLVSNFVKESVEESQTFSSDLF